GCGGCGAGCCGCTGGCGGCGAGTGGCCGGGCCGGCCGCCGGCGCCGTGCCGAAGGCCGGGCGCAGGATCACGAAGGCGGCGACCCCGACCAGCACCACCATGATCACCGGCTTGAGGACGTCCGTGCTCATCCCGGCCGCGAAGAAGGCACCGGCCGAGGACCCGGCGAGCGCGGCGAGCCCGATGCGCACGGCCATGCCGACGTCCACCGGCGCCTTGCGGACGTAGGTCACGGCCGCGCCGCTGGTGCCGACGATGGCGACGGCCTTGTTGGTGCCGAGCGCCCACGCCGCCGGGGTGGCCGCCGGCAGCCCGAGCAGCAGGGCCGGCAGAAGCAGCAGCCCGCCCCCGCCGACCACCGCGTCGATCCACCCCGCCGCGAGGGAGGCCAGGCACAGCAGGGCTACGACGGTCACGGGTATGTCGGGCATGATCGCGACCCTAACCTCACAGCCCTCCCCGGCACGGCCGCGGGACCCTCACACCTGAGGCCCGCCCCCGCTGAGGGCAGCGTTCCTCACGGGAAACAGACGTGATGCGACCGGGTAACGTCCGCGCCGCACGCTCAAGGGCATGACCTCGAATACGCGTGTGGTGGTGATCGGCGCCGGCCTCGCGGGCGTACGGCTCGCCCGGCGGCTCGGCGAGCTGGGCACGCCCGCGCTGCTCGTCGGCGAGGAGGAGCACCCGCCGTACAACCGGGTGCTGCTCGCCGAGGTGCTGGCCGGGCGGTACGCGCCGGAGGTGATCTCCCTGCCGGCGCCGGGCGGCCTGCTGCGCGCCCGGGTCACCGGTGTCGACCGGGCCGCCCGCACCGTCGAGTGCGCGGACGGCACCTCGATCGCATACGACACGCTGGTCCTGGCCACCGGCTCCAACCCGGTGCTGCCGCCCCTGCGCGGTCTGTTCACTGCCGATCACCAACTCCCCGAGGGCGTCCACGCGTTCCGCACCATGGACGACTGCCTGGGCCTCGCCAAGGCGGTGCGGCCGGGTGTGCGGGCGGTCGTCGTCGGGGGCGGGCTGCTCGGTGTGTCCGCCGCCCGCGCGCTCGCCGAGCGCGGTGCGCAGGTGGTCCTCGCCCAGCAGGCCGAGCGGCTCATGGAACGCCAGCTCGACCCGGACGCCTCCCGGCTGGTGCTGCGGCACCTCACCGACCTGGGCATCGAGGTGCACACCGAGTGCCGGGTGCGGGACGTGCGCTGTGTCGCGGGCGCGGCCCGCTCGGTGGAACTGGCCGACGGATACGCTCTGGACGCCGACCTCGTCGTGCTCGCCTGTGGGGTGCGCCCGCGCACCGGACTCGCCGAACAGGCCGGTCTCGCCGTCCACCACGGCATCCTCGTCGACGACGCACTGCGCACCTCCGACCCGCACATCCACGCCGTCGGCGACTGCGTCCAGCACGACGGCACGGTCTACGGCCTGGCCGTGCCCGCGCTCGAACAGGCCGACGCACTCGCCGAGTTGCTCGCGGGAGACACCGAGGCGCGCTATCGCGGCACCCGTTCCCTGACCAGGCTGACCCTCACCGGCCCGGGCTCCCCCTTCGACCTGGCCGCCTTCGGCGAGACCGAGGCGCGCCCCGGCGACGACGTCGTGCGGCTCGCCGACGCCACCCGCGGCACCTACCGCAAGGTCGTCGTCCGCGACGACCGCCTGGTCGGCGGGGTGCTCGTCGGCGAACTCGGCACCGTCGGCGCGCTCGCCCGCGCCTGGGAGGGAGCAGAGCCGCTCCCCGGCGACGGGCCCCTGCTCCACCTGCTCACCCACGATGGAGGCTCCTGATGACCACCGCCCCGGGGGCCACCCCCACGATCGTGCTCGTCGGCCACGGCATGGTCGGCCAGCGCTTCCTCGAAGCGCTCGCCGAGCGCGGCCTGACCGCCACGCACCGCGTGGTCGTACTCTGCGAGGAGCCGCGTCCGGCCTACGACCGCGTCGCCCTCACCTCGTACTTCTCGGGCCGGACGCCCGAGGACCTCTCCCTGACGGACGGGGAGTTCATCGCTCTGCACGGCATCGAGCTGTACGTCGGCGACCCGGCGGAGACGATCGACCGCGAGGCGAGGAAGGTCACGGCCAGGTCGGGCCAGATCTTCGAGTACGACGTCCTCGTGCTCGCCACCGGCTCGTACCCCTTCGTGCCCCCGGTCCCGAACAAGGACGCGGTCGGCTGCTTCGTCTACCGGACCATCGAGGACCTCCTCGCGATCGAGGAGTACGCGAAGTCGAAGGCGACGACCGGTGCCGTGGTCGGCGGCGGTCTGCTCGGCCTGGAGGCGGCCGGTGCGCTGAAGGGGCTCGGACTCACCTCGCACATCGTGGAGTTCGCGCCCCGCCTGATGCCCGTGCAGGTCGACGAGGGCGGTGGCGCGGCGCTCCTGCGCACCATCGAGGACATGGGCCTGAGCGTCCACACCGGCGTCGGCACCCAGGAGATCGTCACGGACGACTCGGGTGCCGTCACCGGCATGAAGCTGTCCGACGGCTCCGAACTCGCCACGGACCTGGTGGTGTTCAGCGCCGGTGTCCGCCCCCGTGACCAGCTGGCCCGCGACTGCGGTCTGACGGTCGGCGAGCGCGGTGGCATCACCGTCGACGAGCAGTGCCGTACCGTCTCCGACCCGCACGTCTTCGCGATCGGCGAGTGCGCGCTGGCCGCCGACGGCCGGGTGTACGGCCTGGTGGCGCCCGGTTACGAGCAGGCGGAGACGGCCGCGGCCACCATCGCCGCGGACGAGACCGAGCAGTTGACGTTCACCGGCGCCGATCTGTCCACCAAGCTGAAGCTGCTCGGCGTCGACGTCGCCTCCTTCGGCGACGCGCACGGCACCACCGAGGACTGCCTGGACGTCGTCTACTCCGACTCCCGCGCCGGCCTGTACAAGAAGCTGGTCATCGGCCGCGACGGGACGCTGCTCGGCGGCATCCTGGTCGGCGACGCGGAGGCGTACGGCACCCTGCGCGCGCTGACCGGTTCGGTGCCCCCCATCTCCCCCGAGTCGCTCGTCCTGCCCGCCGGAGCGGACTCGGGGGCCCAGCTCGGCCCGTCCGCGCTGCCGGACGAGGCGGTCATCTGCTCCTGCCACAACGTCAGCAAGGGCACGATCCGCGGCGCGGTCACGGAGCACTCCTGCACGACCGTGCCCGAGGTGAAGAAGTGCACCAAGGCCGGTACCGGCTGCGGCAGCTGCGTCAAGGTGCTCGGCCAACTCGTCAACGCCGAGCTGGAGGCGTCCGGCGTCGAGGTCGACAAGGGCCTGTGCGGCTGCTTCTCGCAGACCCGCGAGGAGCTGTACGAGATCGTCCTCGCCCTGCGCGTCACCAGCCACCGGGATCTGCTCGACCGGTACGGCCGCGAGGACGCCCGGGGCGGCGACGGCTGCGAGACCTGCAAGCCGGCCGTCGGCTCGATCATCGCCTCCCTCGCCCCGACGATCGGCGCGAGCGGCTATGTCCTGGACGGCGAGCAGGCGGCCCTGCAGGACACCAACGACCACTTCCTCGCCAACCTGCAGAAGAACGGCTCGTACTCGGTCGTACCGCGCATCCCCGGCGGCGAGATCGCGCCCGAGAAGCTGATCGTGATCGGCGAGATCGCCCGGGACTTCGGGCTCTACACGAAGATCACCGGCGGCCAGCGGATCGACATGTTCGGCGCCCGGGTCGAACAGCTCCCGTTGATCTGGGCCCGGTTGGTGGACGCCGGCTTCGAGTCGGGGCACGCCTACGGCAAGGCGCTGCGCACCGTGAAGTCCTGCGTCGGCTCCACCTGGTGCCGGTACGGCGTGCAGGACTCGGTCCGGATGGCGATCGACCTGGAGCTGCGCTACCGGGGCCTGAGGTCGCCGCACAAGCTGAAGTCGGCGGTCTCCGGCTGCCAGCGCGAGTGCGCCGAGGCCCAGTCGAAGGACTTCGGCGTGATCGCCACGGCCAACGGCTGGAACCTGTACGTCGGCGGCAACGGCGGCGCCACCCCGCGCCACGCGGACCTGCTGGCCCAGGATCTGTCGGACGCCGAACTGGTCCGCCTCATCGACCGTTTCCTGATGTTCTACATCCGCACCGCCGACCGCCTGGAGCGCACCAGCGTGTGGCTCGAGCGGATCCCCGGCGGCCTGGACCACGTACGGGACGTGGTGGTGCACGACTCGCTCGGCATCTGCGACGAGCTGGAGCAGCTGATGCGGGCGCATGTCGCCCACTACCGCGACGAGTGGGCGGAGACCGTCAACGACCCCGAGAAGCTGTCCCGGTTCGTGTCCTTCGTGAACGCGCCGGACACCCCGGACCCGGTCGTCGCCTTCGTCCCCGAGCGCGACCAGATCAAGCCCGACCTGCCGCTGCTGTCCATCGGTCTGCGGCCCGCCGACGACGCCCTGGAAGGAAGCGCCCAGCGATGACCCTGGCTCTCGAGACCACGGATCTGAAAGTCCAGCTCCGGCTCACCGAAGGCTGGTTCACGGCCTGCGACCTGAGCGCCCTTGTGCCGGGCCGTGGAGTGGCCGCCCTGCTGCCGGACGGCCGGCAGGTCGCCCTCTTCCGCGACCGCGCCGACCGCCTGTACGCCGTCGACAACCGCGACCCCTTCACCGGTGCGGCCGTCCTCTCCCGCGGCCTGACCGGCACCCACCAGGACCGCCCGTTCGTCGCCTCGCCCCTGCTGAAGCAGCGCTTCGACCTGATCAGCGGGGAGTGCCTGGACGACGGGGCGGTACGGGTGGCGGCGTACGAGGTGCGCACTGTCTGACCCTTGCTTGACTGATCGTTCCAGAAAAACCTAGGCTGCGATACGTGGCCAGGACCAAGGAATTCGATCCGGACGCCGCGCTGCAGTCGGCCCTGGAGCTGTTCTGGCGGCGCGGCTACGAGGCGACGTCGATGGCCGACCTGGTGGAGCACCTGGGCATCGGCAGGGCGAGCCTGTACGCGACCTTCGGGAGCAAGCACGAGCTGTACCTGAGGGCGCTGGACCGGTACGGACAGGCACAGAACTCCCTGCTGACCCGGGAACTGTCCCGGCCGGGACCGGTAGTGCCGGCGGTGCGCGCGGTGGTCCGGCGGTTCGCCGCCGAGGCCGCCGCCGACCCGACCCGGGAACAGGGCTGCCTGGTCACCAACACGGCGGTCGAACTGGCCCCGCACGACCGGGCGGCCGCCCGCAGGGTGGAGCAGAGCTGGGACCACCTGGAGACCCTGCTGCACTCCGCCCTGGTCCGCGCCCGGGCTCAGGGCGAACTGGCCGCGGACCGCGATCCGCTCGCCCTCGCCCGTACGCTGCTCGTGCTGCTCCAGGGGCTGCGGGTGGTCGGCAAGGTCTCCTCGGATCCGGCCAGGGTCCGGGACGCCGCGGAGCACGCGCTGGCGCTGCTCGACTGAGACATACGGTCGGCGGCGCCGCTTTTTTCGCCCTCATGCTGGACCGATCGTTCTAGAAAATCGGTCAAGACGCCGGGCGCCGCAGGGAGCCGCTGCAGGAGACGGTGGCGCTGATCGAGACGGCGGGCGGCCAGGTGCTGGCCGTCACCGCGGACGTGACCAGCGCCGACGACCTCAGCGCCCTGGTCTCCGCGGCCGTGGACCGGTTCGGCTCCCTCGACGTGGCGGTGAACAACGCCGGCGTCATGACCAGGCGCGGGTGGCCCGCGGCGGATCTGCCCGAGGAGGACTGGCGGACGATGCTCGGCATCAACGTCACCGGCGTCCTCCTCGCCCTCCAGGCCGAGGTCGCCCGGATGCGGACCCAGCCCGGCGGCGGGGCCATCATGAACATCGCCTCCCGGATCGGCGTCCACAGCCGGCTGCGCGGCACCACCGGCTACGCCGTCACCAAGGCGGCCGTGTCGGTGCGCAGCCGCGGCGCCGCCCTGGACCACATCGCCGACGGGGTGCGCATCAACGTCGTCAGCCCCGGCCCCACGGACATGTCCTTCAAGCCCGGCGAGATCGAGGCCGACCGGGCCGCCCGGATGCGCGCCGAGGTCCCGCTCGGCCGGGTCTGTGCCGTCGAGGAGGTCGCCGCCGCCGTCCTCTACCTGGCTTCGGACGACGCGGCCTCGGTCGTCGGCACCGACCTGGTGATGGACGGCGGTTCGACGGCCTGACCCGGATCAGTCGATCCCCGACCGCTCCACCCCGGCGACGATCCACCGCTGGAAGCACAGGAACACCAGCAGCAGCGGCAGGACCGACACGACGGCCGCGACGAACAGTTCGTGCAGCCGGATCACCTGGGACGTCGTGAACGACGACAGGGCCACCTGCACCGTCCAGGCGCTCTGGTCCTGCCCGATCACCAGCGGCCACAGGAAGGAGTTCCACGCGCCGAGGAACACGATCGTGCCGACCGCCGCGAACACCGGCCGCGCGTTCGGCACGACCACCAGCCAGTACGTGCGCCAGTAGCCGAGCCCGTCGACCTGCGCCGCGTCCTCCAGCTCCCGCGGGAACCCGAGGAAGTACTGCCGGAAGACGAAGCAGGCGAACGCCGAGAACAGCGTCGGGATGATCAGTCCCCGGAGCGTGGAGATCCAGCCCAGCGACGACACCAGCACGAAGCTCGGTACGAAGGTGACGGCGGCCGGGACGAGCAGGGTGCCGAGGATGCCGTAGAAGACCTTGTTCGCGTGCCGGTACGGGATGCGGGCGAGACCGTAGCCGGCGAGGGAGGCCAGGAGCAGGGTGCCCACGGTCGTGGCGACGGCGATCAGCGCGGAGTTGAGCAGGGAGCGGGCGAAGGGAACGGACGGGTCGTCGAACAGCTCCCGGACGTTCCCCCACCTCAACTCGCCGGGAAAGAAGGTCCATTGCGGCGAGGTGATGTCCTGCTCGCTGGACAGCCCGTTGCGGACCAGTAGATAGAAGGGGATGAGGAAGAGCAGGCCGAGCGCGATCAGCAGCACCAGCCGCACGGCCCGCCCGGCCCGTACCAGGGCGTCATCCATCGGCGTCCGTCCTTCCCAGCCTGAACCACCGCGCCTGCCCCACCGTGACGATCGCGATGACCAGGGCGAGCATCACCGCACCCGCGCTGCCCAGCCCGAGGTTCTGCCCCTGGCCGAGCGCGGTGTAGTAGAGATAGACGAGCGGCGGCCGGGCATACGGCGGGTATCCCCTGGCATCGGACAGCAGGTTGTAGAACTCGTCGAAGGCCTGGAAGGCGTTGACGACGAGCAGCAGCACCACCGCGACCGAGGTGGCCCGCAGCTGGGGCAGCGTGATGTGCCGCAGCACCGTCCAGCCGGACCGGGCTCCGTCCACGGCGGCCGCCTCGTACAGCACCGGGTTGATCCGCTGCAGCCCGGCGAGGAACAGGATCATGTAGAACCCGGCCTGCAGCCACAGCCGTACGGTGACGATGACCAGCCAGTACCAGGGCGGATCGGTGGTGGACAACCAGGCGACGGGATCGCCGCCGAACCAGCCGAGGACGGTGTTGGCGAGCCCGAAGCGCACCCCGTTGAAGAGCGACATCTTCCACACCAGGGCGGCGACGACGTAACTGCACGCGGCCGGCAGGAAGAAGACCGACCGGAAGAACGCGCGGGCGTACTTGAGGCGGTTGACCATCAGGGCGAGCGAGAGCGAGAAGACGTACGTGGCCGGCACGATGAAGGCGGTGAAGACGAGGAAGGTCCTCAGACTGCCGACGAACGCGTCGTCCCGCAGCATCGCCGTGTAGTTGTCCAGGCCGACGAAGTGCGTGGGCGTGACGGTGTTGTGCGCGTCGAAGAAGCTGAGGCCCACGCTCCACAGCAGCGGAACATAGGTGAACAGCGCGAGCCCGAGCGCGAACGGCCCCACGAACACCCAGAACCAGAGGGTCCCGCGGCGCCTCACGACGTCTTCTTCGCGTTCTTCACACGGTCGAGCTCGCCGGCCACCTTCCGTACGACGGCTCGTAGTTCACTCTCCGGATCGGCCCCGTTCCTGATGATCCTGCTCAGCGCGTCCTGGTAGGCGGTCTGGGCGGCCGGTGTCCACAGCAGGGGCACGGCGTAGCCGTGGTCGGTGGTGAAACGGACGGCGTCGGCGGCGGGACCGCTCTGGAGTCTGGTGGCTTTCCTGGCCAGGGAGATCCGGGCCGGGAT
The genomic region above belongs to Streptomyces sp. CG1 and contains:
- a CDS encoding sulfite exporter TauE/SafE family protein encodes the protein MPDIPVTVVALLCLASLAAGWIDAVVGGGGLLLLPALLLGLPAATPAAWALGTNKAVAIVGTSGAAVTYVRKAPVDVGMAVRIGLAALAGSSAGAFFAAGMSTDVLKPVIMVVLVGVAAFVILRPAFGTAPAAGPATRRQRLAAIGLAGLGIGCYDGLIGPGTGTFLVLALTALLRLDLVTASATAKIVNCCTNAGALAMFAWQGTVLWKLAALLAVFNLVGGTLGARTALKKGSGFVRVVLLTVVFALVANLAYQQWLA
- a CDS encoding NAD(P)/FAD-dependent oxidoreductase, giving the protein MTSNTRVVVIGAGLAGVRLARRLGELGTPALLVGEEEHPPYNRVLLAEVLAGRYAPEVISLPAPGGLLRARVTGVDRAARTVECADGTSIAYDTLVLATGSNPVLPPLRGLFTADHQLPEGVHAFRTMDDCLGLAKAVRPGVRAVVVGGGLLGVSAARALAERGAQVVLAQQAERLMERQLDPDASRLVLRHLTDLGIEVHTECRVRDVRCVAGAARSVELADGYALDADLVVLACGVRPRTGLAEQAGLAVHHGILVDDALRTSDPHIHAVGDCVQHDGTVYGLAVPALEQADALAELLAGDTEARYRGTRSLTRLTLTGPGSPFDLAAFGETEARPGDDVVRLADATRGTYRKVVVRDDRLVGGVLVGELGTVGALARAWEGAEPLPGDGPLLHLLTHDGGS
- the nirB gene encoding nitrite reductase large subunit NirB; translation: MTTAPGATPTIVLVGHGMVGQRFLEALAERGLTATHRVVVLCEEPRPAYDRVALTSYFSGRTPEDLSLTDGEFIALHGIELYVGDPAETIDREARKVTARSGQIFEYDVLVLATGSYPFVPPVPNKDAVGCFVYRTIEDLLAIEEYAKSKATTGAVVGGGLLGLEAAGALKGLGLTSHIVEFAPRLMPVQVDEGGGAALLRTIEDMGLSVHTGVGTQEIVTDDSGAVTGMKLSDGSELATDLVVFSAGVRPRDQLARDCGLTVGERGGITVDEQCRTVSDPHVFAIGECALAADGRVYGLVAPGYEQAETAAATIAADETEQLTFTGADLSTKLKLLGVDVASFGDAHGTTEDCLDVVYSDSRAGLYKKLVIGRDGTLLGGILVGDAEAYGTLRALTGSVPPISPESLVLPAGADSGAQLGPSALPDEAVICSCHNVSKGTIRGAVTEHSCTTVPEVKKCTKAGTGCGSCVKVLGQLVNAELEASGVEVDKGLCGCFSQTREELYEIVLALRVTSHRDLLDRYGREDARGGDGCETCKPAVGSIIASLAPTIGASGYVLDGEQAALQDTNDHFLANLQKNGSYSVVPRIPGGEIAPEKLIVIGEIARDFGLYTKITGGQRIDMFGARVEQLPLIWARLVDAGFESGHAYGKALRTVKSCVGSTWCRYGVQDSVRMAIDLELRYRGLRSPHKLKSAVSGCQRECAEAQSKDFGVIATANGWNLYVGGNGGATPRHADLLAQDLSDAELVRLIDRFLMFYIRTADRLERTSVWLERIPGGLDHVRDVVVHDSLGICDELEQLMRAHVAHYRDEWAETVNDPEKLSRFVSFVNAPDTPDPVVAFVPERDQIKPDLPLLSIGLRPADDALEGSAQR
- the nirD gene encoding nitrite reductase small subunit NirD; protein product: MTLALETTDLKVQLRLTEGWFTACDLSALVPGRGVAALLPDGRQVALFRDRADRLYAVDNRDPFTGAAVLSRGLTGTHQDRPFVASPLLKQRFDLISGECLDDGAVRVAAYEVRTV
- a CDS encoding TetR/AcrR family transcriptional regulator, giving the protein MARTKEFDPDAALQSALELFWRRGYEATSMADLVEHLGIGRASLYATFGSKHELYLRALDRYGQAQNSLLTRELSRPGPVVPAVRAVVRRFAAEAAADPTREQGCLVTNTAVELAPHDRAAARRVEQSWDHLETLLHSALVRARAQGELAADRDPLALARTLLVLLQGLRVVGKVSSDPARVRDAAEHALALLD
- a CDS encoding carbohydrate ABC transporter permease, encoding MDDALVRAGRAVRLVLLIALGLLFLIPFYLLVRNGLSSEQDITSPQWTFFPGELRWGNVRELFDDPSVPFARSLLNSALIAVATTVGTLLLASLAGYGLARIPYRHANKVFYGILGTLLVPAAVTFVPSFVLVSSLGWISTLRGLIIPTLFSAFACFVFRQYFLGFPRELEDAAQVDGLGYWRTYWLVVVPNARPVFAAVGTIVFLGAWNSFLWPLVIGQDQSAWTVQVALSSFTTSQVIRLHELFVAAVVSVLPLLLVFLCFQRWIVAGVERSGID
- a CDS encoding carbohydrate ABC transporter permease, producing MRRRGTLWFWVFVGPFALGLALFTYVPLLWSVGLSFFDAHNTVTPTHFVGLDNYTAMLRDDAFVGSLRTFLVFTAFIVPATYVFSLSLALMVNRLKYARAFFRSVFFLPAACSYVVAALVWKMSLFNGVRFGLANTVLGWFGGDPVAWLSTTDPPWYWLVIVTVRLWLQAGFYMILFLAGLQRINPVLYEAAAVDGARSGWTVLRHITLPQLRATSVAVVLLLVVNAFQAFDEFYNLLSDARGYPPYARPPLVYLYYTALGQGQNLGLGSAGAVMLALVIAIVTVGQARWFRLGRTDADG